Proteins co-encoded in one Montipora capricornis isolate CH-2021 chromosome 12, ASM3666992v2, whole genome shotgun sequence genomic window:
- the LOC138026904 gene encoding E3 ubiquitin-protein ligase TRIM71-like produces MDIKTFLDNIHEHACCSVCMTRFTNPKQLPCLHSFCLHCLQRIQQTSGIRDTISCPECRRNFRIPATGDLNAFPTNFRINSLLDALPVTECKTIGIKCGNCDKTSGESAYCFTCCSFWCDDCLPLHNRIKTFKEHHALALKDFSGEHFENIFKQPTLCGKHEKKELEFFCQACKITICNACALTDHEGHDKIVLEDAAMERKSRVNTAIESKKRRVLEKMTRIAKINENCFSIQEQAARVKSDVQQFADSFIAVIEAQKNHIFDEVENEVRESLQFLGEQRHEIEEDVKMQKTEIEKTELILKRSTNAQIIQPHAFIDKIVQEKAEKEHSANCDVEHVMAFVFEGNERLFCDLKVQQIGCFKSFITKTSPEDSSAEGKGIREGTVGLKAEIVVTTRNIQKEQCYQERDRVTLGIRNREGSDNAIKPQVQDNKDGTYKISYFAKETGTCQASVKVNGGHVRGSPFEVQIKRRQFRPVLSFGQQGSNAGMLLYGPWGVAVNDKDEIAVSEVGNHRVQIFASNGTHVRSFGKKGNQQGEFDSPAGIAFHNDKIIVADRMNHRVQLFSEEGHYLNHFRGEGSRDHQPQYPRGLSIDSDGNIIVADRGNKLIKIFSLDGRCLRSVGTEGTFISPFHCIQHDNYLIASDIDDHRIKVFNREGKFLYKIGNEGNGDGEFDQPGFLSVDRAGHLLVCDTSNHRVQVFKLSGEFVTKFGVCGTRTGEFNRPLSTAVLSDGKIIVTDLNNHRVQIFE; encoded by the coding sequence ATGGATATCAAAACTTTTCTAGACAATATTCATGAACACGCTTGTTGTTCTGTATGTATGACCAGGTTCACTAATCCAAAGCAGCTTCCTTGTTTACACAGTTTTTGCCTTCATTGCCTGCAAAGGATTCAACAAACGAGCGGAATTCGAGATACTATTTCATGCCCAGAGTGCAGACGAAACTTCAGGATCCCTGCAACCGGTGATCTTAACGCTTTTCCAACAAACTTCCGTATCAACAGTTTGTTGGATGCTTTGCCTGTCACAGAATGCAAGACGATCGGCATCAAGTGTGGAAATTGCGATAAAACAAGTGGAGAATCTGCGTACTGCTTCACTTGTTGCTCGTTCTGGTGTGATGACTGCCTCCCTCTGCATAACCGAATAAAAACATTCAAGGAACACCACgctttggctttgaaagactTTAGTGGCGAacactttgaaaacatttttaagCAGCCAACACTTTGTGGGAAACACGAAAAGAAAGAATTGGAGTTTTTCTGTCAGGCGTGCAAGATAACCATTTGCAACGCCTGTGCTCTAACAGATCACGAAGGTCACGATAAGATTGTTTTGGAAGATGCCGCAATGGAACGTAAATCGAGAGTCAATACAGCAATTGAATCAAAAAAACGAAGAGTGCTGGAGAAGATGACAAGGATTGCGAAAATTAATGAAAACTGCTTTTCAATTCAAGAACAAGCCGCACGAGTGAAGAGCGATGTGCAGCAGTTTGCCGACAGTTTCATTGCTGTCATTGAAGCGCAAAAGAATCACATCTTTGATGAGGTGGAAAACGAAGTGCGAGAATCGTTGCAGTTTCTAGGAGAGCAAAGGCACGAAATTGAAGAAGACGTGAAAATGCAAAaaacagaaattgaaaaaaccgAACTGATTTTAAAGCGAAGCACAAACGCTCAAATCATTCAGCCCCATGCATTTATTGACAAAATAGTTCAGGAAAAAGCGGAAAAAGAACATTCAGCTAACTGCGACGTCGAACATGTCATGGCCTTTGTCTTTGAAGGGAACGAAAGATTGTTTTGTGATCTAAAAGTCCAACAAATAGGCTGTTTTAAAAGTTTTATCACCAAAACTAGCCCGGAAGACTCCAGTGCTGAGGGAAAAGGAATCCGCGAGGGAACTGTTGGACTTAAAGCTGAGATTGTTGTCACAACAAGGAACATACAAAAAGAACAATGCTACCAAGAACGAGACCGCGTGACACTGGGAATCAGAAATCGTGAAGGCAGTGACAACGCGATCAAGCCTCAAGTCCAAGATAACAAAGATGGCACTTACAAGATCAGCTATTTTGCCAAAGAAACCGGAACATGTCAGGCATCCGTAAAAGTCAATGGAGGACATGTTCGTGGCAGCCCTTTTGAGGTTCAAATCAAACGCAGACAGTTCAGACCTGTGTTATCCTTTGGACAACAAGGTTCAAACGCTGGAATGCTGCTATACGGGCCCTGGGGGGTAGCTGTGAATGACAAAGATGAGATTGCAGTTAGCGAGGTTGGCAACCACAGAGTACAGATATTTGCCAGTAATGGGACTCACGTAAGATCGTTTGGTAAAAAGGGTAATCAGCAAGGAGAGTTTGACTCGCCTGCTGGAATAGCTTTTCATAATGATAAGATTATAGTGGCAGACCGTATGAACCACCGAGTTCAACTGTTTAGTGAAGAGGGTCATTATCTTAATCATTTTCGAGGAGAAGGAAGCCGGGATCACCAGCCTCAGTATCCTCGTGGCCTGTCAATTGACAGCGATGGCAACATTATTGTTGCTGATAGAGGTAACAAATTAATCAAAATATTTTCACTCGATGGTCGGTGTTTGCGCAGTGTCGGTACTGAAGGTACTTTCATCTCTCCCTTTCACTGCATCCAACACGACAACTATCTTATCGCGTCAGACATAGATGATCACCGTATAAAAGTTTTTAATAGGGAGGGGAAGTTTCTTTATAAAATTGGAAATGAGGGGAACGGGGATGGAGAGTTCGATCAACCTGGCTTCCTGTCAGTGGACAGAGCGGGACATCTGCTGGTTTGTGATACATCGAATCACCGAGTGCAGGTGTTTAAACTCAGCGGAGAGTTTGTAACTAAGTTTGGAGTATGTGGTACAAGGACAGGAGAGTTCAATCGCCCGCTTTCTACAGCAGTCCTTAGCGATGGTAAAATAATTGTCACCGACCTAAATAACCATCGTGTTCAGATTTTTGAATAG